A window from Vigna angularis cultivar LongXiaoDou No.4 chromosome 7, ASM1680809v1, whole genome shotgun sequence encodes these proteins:
- the LOC108337584 gene encoding uncharacterized protein LOC108337584 isoform X2 — protein sequence MQADEDVGKIAMAVPLLVSKALELFLQDLCDRTYEITLRRGAKTMNAFHLKQCVQTFNVFDFLKDIVSKVPDLGGSVANCDDHTVKRRKVAEDDNDSHQEPKRNNKAEPGQTSGRGRGRGRGRGRGRGNRNVDQEMNSQAKCAEDSDALKQNEKQTQSNESMENASSPEEVKQTFPVSKPAQVSIRNFDLNMDPDENMESLTSPTAVPTSSSAKSISEEKHHEEYPGWSLSDMEKMTIDPIQLANINGRIDEDEEDYDEEM from the exons ATGCAAGCTGATGAGGATGTAGGGAAGATTGCAATGGCTGTGCCTCTTTTAGTTT CTAAAGCACTTGAGCTATTTCTACAAGATTTGTGTGATCGAACATATGAGATAACTCTGAGGAGGGGAGCTAAGACTATGAATGCTTTTCATTT AAAACAGTGTGTGCAGACTTTTAACGTCTTTGACTTTCTGAAAGATATTGTCAGCAAGGTTCCTGATTTAGGCGGTTCTGTAGCAAATTGCGATGACCATACTGTCAAGAGGAG GAAAGTTGCTGAAGATGATAATGATAGCCACCAGGAGCCCAAGAGAAATAACAAG GCGGAGCCGGGACAAACCAGTGGCAGAGGAAGGGGTAGGGGCAGAGGAAGGGGTCGTGGCCGTGGAAATAGAAATGTAGATCAAGAGATGAATTCACAAGCCAAGTGTGCAGAAGATTCTGATGCATTGAAGCAAAATGAAAAGCAGACTCAAAGCAATGAAAGCATGGAAAACGCGTCATCACCTGAAGAAGTTAAGCAGACTTTTCCAGTTAGCAAGCCGGCTCAGGTGTCCATTCGAAATTTTGACTTAAACATGGACCCAGATGAGAATATGGAATCGTTAACATCACCAACTGCTGTTCCAACTAGTTCATCAGCAAAATCAATATCAGAAGAGAAACATCATGAGGAATATCCTGGATGGTCCTTGTCTGATATGGAAAAAATGACCATTGATCCCATTCAACTAGCTAACATAAATGGAAggattgatgaagatgaagaggatTATGATGAAGAAATGTAA
- the LOC108337584 gene encoding uncharacterized protein LOC108337584 isoform X1 yields the protein MRKKLDTRFPAARIKKIMQADEDVGKIAMAVPLLVSKALELFLQDLCDRTYEITLRRGAKTMNAFHLKQCVQTFNVFDFLKDIVSKVPDLGGSVANCDDHTVKRRKVAEDDNDSHQEPKRNNKAEPGQTSGRGRGRGRGRGRGRGNRNVDQEMNSQAKCAEDSDALKQNEKQTQSNESMENASSPEEVKQTFPVSKPAQVSIRNFDLNMDPDENMESLTSPTAVPTSSSAKSISEEKHHEEYPGWSLSDMEKMTIDPIQLANINGRIDEDEEDYDEEM from the exons GCCAGGATTAAGAAAATTATGCAAGCTGATGAGGATGTAGGGAAGATTGCAATGGCTGTGCCTCTTTTAGTTT CTAAAGCACTTGAGCTATTTCTACAAGATTTGTGTGATCGAACATATGAGATAACTCTGAGGAGGGGAGCTAAGACTATGAATGCTTTTCATTT AAAACAGTGTGTGCAGACTTTTAACGTCTTTGACTTTCTGAAAGATATTGTCAGCAAGGTTCCTGATTTAGGCGGTTCTGTAGCAAATTGCGATGACCATACTGTCAAGAGGAG GAAAGTTGCTGAAGATGATAATGATAGCCACCAGGAGCCCAAGAGAAATAACAAG GCGGAGCCGGGACAAACCAGTGGCAGAGGAAGGGGTAGGGGCAGAGGAAGGGGTCGTGGCCGTGGAAATAGAAATGTAGATCAAGAGATGAATTCACAAGCCAAGTGTGCAGAAGATTCTGATGCATTGAAGCAAAATGAAAAGCAGACTCAAAGCAATGAAAGCATGGAAAACGCGTCATCACCTGAAGAAGTTAAGCAGACTTTTCCAGTTAGCAAGCCGGCTCAGGTGTCCATTCGAAATTTTGACTTAAACATGGACCCAGATGAGAATATGGAATCGTTAACATCACCAACTGCTGTTCCAACTAGTTCATCAGCAAAATCAATATCAGAAGAGAAACATCATGAGGAATATCCTGGATGGTCCTTGTCTGATATGGAAAAAATGACCATTGATCCCATTCAACTAGCTAACATAAATGGAAggattgatgaagatgaagaggatTATGATGAAGAAATGTAA